Proteins co-encoded in one Desulfitobacterium hafniense DCB-2 genomic window:
- a CDS encoding sensor domain-containing diguanylate cyclase — protein MNWTTFVTLILWEMGMWVINRRYTLTTIVIGSILCFVMILFYLLSLDKIRDIYIGETQKTVYGLKKSFLANTVDNMISVIDHRRDARAEAMERFVNRTAVAINLKKGLADAEFNDFLISFFRDNPDYSFMSVILWDVGKDRAIYDGQNLAGSTWESTLNAVIPGLSAYTVLDHGAKKILLGVSKTYVDELVKTEIADIIRNSEFEGNTYIWVNEILNYEGGPHYAIRRVHPNLPETEGTYLSTEMRDIKGNQPYLTELEGIKKDGELYFEYYFKELNSEKVSLKLTYAKLYKDYDWVIAMGVYQDDIQAYIDQTTEKSQVLASRLTLLLVLLFVAILILSFSLMVLIEKRHYRKSRKIMESEMNQDPLTMAGNRRSGTHDLSAAFKEYQASGYSPGIMIYDLDSFKSINDQYGHSVGDLVLIEVVKAISGMIRSSDKIIRWGGDEFVVIFYGLQEKNALVFGERILSKVSDLKILVAEGKEIGITLSIGFSFFKETDEDFAKVLKRADQALYLSKSKGRNQVNIIL, from the coding sequence ATGAACTGGACTACATTTGTGACCTTGATACTCTGGGAAATGGGGATGTGGGTTATTAATCGCAGATATACCTTAACCACAATTGTAATCGGCAGTATTCTGTGCTTCGTGATGATCCTGTTTTATTTGCTTTCTTTAGATAAAATCAGGGATATTTACATTGGCGAGACTCAGAAAACGGTCTACGGCTTAAAAAAGAGCTTTTTGGCCAATACCGTGGACAATATGATTTCCGTGATTGACCATAGAAGAGATGCCAGAGCGGAAGCCATGGAGAGATTTGTGAACAGAACGGCGGTGGCCATTAACCTTAAAAAGGGCCTTGCCGACGCTGAATTCAACGATTTCCTGATCTCATTTTTCAGAGATAACCCGGATTACAGCTTTATGTCCGTAATTTTGTGGGATGTCGGAAAAGACAGGGCTATTTATGATGGACAGAATCTGGCAGGCTCCACCTGGGAGAGCACGCTTAATGCTGTAATCCCTGGCTTGTCGGCTTACACGGTGCTGGACCATGGAGCCAAAAAGATTCTTTTAGGCGTCAGCAAAACTTACGTGGATGAGCTTGTTAAAACAGAGATAGCGGATATCATCAGAAACTCTGAATTTGAAGGCAATACTTACATCTGGGTCAATGAAATACTCAACTATGAAGGAGGACCTCATTATGCCATCAGGCGGGTTCATCCCAATCTGCCGGAAACGGAGGGCACTTACCTCTCCACGGAGATGAGGGATATTAAAGGCAACCAGCCTTATTTGACCGAGCTTGAAGGGATAAAAAAGGATGGGGAACTGTATTTCGAGTATTATTTTAAAGAACTGAACAGTGAAAAGGTATCCTTGAAACTGACCTATGCCAAACTCTATAAGGACTATGACTGGGTCATCGCCATGGGGGTCTACCAGGATGATATTCAAGCCTATATCGATCAGACCACTGAAAAAAGCCAGGTTCTGGCCTCCCGGCTTACCCTGCTTTTGGTGCTGCTGTTTGTAGCTATTCTTATTCTCAGCTTTTCCCTGATGGTGCTGATTGAGAAGAGGCACTATCGGAAATCGAGAAAAATTATGGAATCGGAGATGAACCAGGATCCTCTGACGATGGCCGGTAACCGCAGAAGCGGGACTCATGATCTGAGCGCGGCCTTTAAGGAGTACCAGGCCAGCGGTTACAGTCCCGGGATTATGATCTATGATCTGGATTCCTTTAAGAGCATCAATGATCAGTATGGGCATTCTGTGGGGGATCTGGTTTTGATCGAAGTCGTCAAGGCTATCAGCGGCATGATCCGGAGTTCCGATAAGATCATCCGCTGGGGCGGGGATGAGTTCGTGGTGATTTTTTACGGACTCCAGGAGAAAAACGCCTTGGTCTTTGGGGAGAGAATCCTGTCCAAGGTGTCCGACCTGAAAATTCTGGTTGCCGAGGGGAAGGAGATCGGGATCACCCTCTCCATCGGATTTTCTTTTTTCAAAGAAACCGATGAGGACTTTGCCAAGGTGCTGAAGCGGGCCGATCAAGCCCTGTATTTATCCAAATCCAAGGGGCGCAACCAGGTCAATATCATCCTTTAG
- a CDS encoding PadR family transcriptional regulator translates to MTRLLVLGMLEVQPMSGYDIQQALQLTDAERWGGVLIGSIYHALKKMEQEGYVAVTSIERTGHRQKAVYSITEAGKIYLQELIKDALKMSSVLYPSTLYSGLSFYEKLAKDECRKALQQQRSALEEEYNAVKQGLAAKDAAMNHKIPPMVMLVMDNMLSLIKQQQDFVDKALELLDTEN, encoded by the coding sequence TTGACACGGCTACTTGTACTTGGCATGTTGGAGGTTCAGCCAATGTCCGGTTATGATATCCAGCAGGCGTTGCAGCTGACAGATGCGGAACGCTGGGGTGGTGTGTTGATTGGTTCTATCTATCATGCGCTGAAAAAGATGGAGCAAGAAGGCTATGTCGCCGTTACCAGCATAGAACGGACAGGGCACCGTCAAAAGGCGGTTTATTCAATAACTGAGGCCGGGAAAATCTATCTTCAGGAACTGATCAAGGATGCGCTTAAAATGTCTTCTGTACTTTATCCTTCAACCCTTTATTCCGGCCTGTCGTTCTATGAGAAGCTGGCAAAGGATGAATGCCGAAAAGCACTGCAACAGCAACGCAGTGCATTAGAAGAAGAATATAATGCTGTAAAGCAAGGCCTGGCGGCCAAAGACGCAGCCATGAATCATAAAATTCCGCCCATGGTCATGCTGGTGATGGATAACATGCTTTCCCTGATCAAGCAGCAGCAGGACTTTGTTGATAAGGCGCTGGAACTTTTAGACACTGAGAATTAA
- a CDS encoding ABC transporter ATP-binding protein has protein sequence MNLIEAKGLRKRFRNREVVKGIDMEIQQGEILALIGTNGAGKSTTLAMLLGILPTDAGKITRWREDYRAHVGVQLQATPFFEGYTAEENLRLFAALYQVKLDKKQIDAKLAECNLQEARKTLASRLSGGQQKRLAIAVTTIHNPDLIILDEPVSGLDPRARQEIRRMIQQLAKNKVTVLFSSHDMEEVSRIANRIILMHDGRIVAQGRPDRLLEQYHAENLDDLYLELTDTVPGKETQQ, from the coding sequence ATGAATTTAATTGAGGCGAAAGGTCTTCGCAAACGATTTCGCAACCGCGAAGTTGTGAAAGGGATTGACATGGAAATTCAGCAGGGTGAAATTCTCGCTCTGATCGGCACAAACGGGGCCGGCAAATCAACCACCCTGGCCATGCTCCTGGGAATATTGCCAACCGATGCCGGGAAGATCACCCGCTGGAGAGAGGATTACCGGGCCCATGTGGGTGTGCAGCTTCAAGCCACCCCTTTTTTTGAGGGTTATACAGCCGAAGAAAATTTGCGGCTGTTTGCGGCATTGTATCAGGTAAAGCTGGATAAGAAGCAAATAGACGCAAAATTGGCAGAATGCAATTTGCAGGAGGCCAGAAAAACCCTGGCCTCCCGTTTGTCCGGCGGGCAACAAAAAAGGCTGGCGATTGCTGTCACGACGATCCACAATCCGGATTTAATCATACTTGACGAACCGGTCTCAGGGCTTGACCCCCGTGCCCGGCAGGAAATAAGAAGAATGATTCAGCAACTGGCGAAAAACAAAGTGACGGTGCTTTTTTCTTCTCATGATATGGAGGAAGTATCCCGTATCGCCAACCGGATCATTTTGATGCACGACGGGCGAATTGTCGCTCAAGGCCGGCCGGATCGTCTTTTAGAGCAGTATCATGCGGAAAATCTTGATGATTTGTATCTTGAGCTGACGGATACTGTACCAGGAAAGGAGACACAACAATGA
- a CDS encoding MFS transporter, giving the protein MAKENKAQVVMIAAITALCILGDSMLYVVLPTHWQEAGLTSLWEVGALLSINRFIRVPLNPIVSRLYRKLSHRKGIILAILLSAMATASYGISGFWFLLLMRAIWGIAWTFLRLGAYFFILDISADENRGHYMGIYNGIFRLGSLVGMLAGGIIADIFGMKAVSFVFAGITLSALFLVYYSVYPSSGSTTPLATAAPPATYPLKITNVWKDSQIIWMLLTGFLVTMLYQGAFTSTLSHLIDLRQTQQMAAHVMIASASLAGIIQAIRWGWEPWLAPWFGRKSDHWGRRPVLIIALLAASVLFALINTGVPFGIWIAIIFGVQLTATVLTTVVDAVAGDVASQTTVKTSIMTAYSIVTDLGSAVGAVSVYLIASAINIEVYYWGAALILLLLAFKWAAALRKA; this is encoded by the coding sequence ATGGCTAAAGAGAATAAGGCTCAGGTTGTCATGATCGCCGCAATTACTGCTTTATGCATTTTGGGAGATTCAATGCTCTATGTTGTGCTGCCCACCCACTGGCAAGAGGCCGGGCTGACCTCCCTCTGGGAAGTTGGGGCATTGCTTTCGATAAACCGCTTTATCCGGGTACCTCTGAATCCGATTGTGAGCAGGCTTTATAGAAAATTAAGCCATCGCAAGGGCATTATTTTAGCAATCCTTCTCTCGGCCATGGCGACAGCTTCTTATGGGATCAGTGGCTTTTGGTTTTTATTATTGATGCGGGCAATCTGGGGAATCGCCTGGACGTTTCTCAGGTTAGGAGCTTATTTTTTTATCCTCGATATTTCAGCTGACGAAAATCGTGGGCATTATATGGGCATTTATAACGGGATTTTCCGGTTGGGGAGTTTAGTCGGTATGCTTGCCGGAGGCATCATTGCCGATATCTTCGGCATGAAAGCGGTCTCGTTTGTGTTTGCCGGTATTACTCTTTCAGCGCTTTTTCTGGTGTACTATTCAGTCTATCCATCCTCGGGTTCAACAACCCCCCTGGCAACGGCTGCTCCGCCGGCAACATATCCGTTAAAGATCACTAATGTATGGAAAGACTCCCAAATAATCTGGATGCTGCTCACCGGTTTTTTGGTGACAATGCTCTATCAGGGAGCATTTACTTCAACCCTTAGTCATCTGATCGATCTGCGGCAAACTCAGCAGATGGCTGCCCATGTCATGATCGCATCGGCCTCCTTGGCGGGAATTATCCAGGCAATCCGCTGGGGTTGGGAGCCTTGGCTGGCGCCTTGGTTCGGTCGGAAATCCGATCATTGGGGACGCAGGCCGGTCCTGATTATCGCTTTGCTGGCAGCATCTGTATTATTTGCTTTAATCAATACGGGAGTTCCGTTCGGGATATGGATTGCCATAATTTTTGGGGTTCAATTAACGGCCACTGTTTTAACGACGGTTGTGGATGCGGTAGCGGGTGATGTGGCTTCGCAGACAACGGTCAAAACGTCCATAATGACAGCTTATTCAATAGTCACAGATTTAGGTTCGGCTGTAGGAGCCGTAAGCGTCTATCTGATAGCTTCAGCAATAAATATTGAGGTATATTATTGGGGCGCAGCTTTGATTCTGCTGCTGCTGGCCTTCAAATGGGCGGCGGCATTAAGAAAAGCCTGA
- a CDS encoding helix-turn-helix domain-containing protein gives MGIQVHLEDVLKARGMTSKELCALVGITEANLSILRSGKAKGVRFGTINKICWHLKCDVGDILKFDGKLEEEDED, from the coding sequence ATGGGGATACAGGTTCATCTGGAGGATGTATTGAAGGCCCGGGGCATGACCTCGAAAGAGCTGTGCGCTCTGGTGGGGATTACGGAAGCCAATCTGTCCATTCTGCGCAGCGGCAAGGCTAAAGGGGTGCGTTTTGGCACCATCAATAAAATCTGCTGGCATCTGAAGTGCGATGTGGGAGATATTTTGAAATTCGATGGAAAGCTGGAGGAAGAGGATGAAGATTAA